DNA from Rosa rugosa chromosome 6, drRosRugo1.1, whole genome shotgun sequence:
CTCTCAATCAAAGCCCAACACACCACTCCGGGTCGACAGTCTCTCCAAATCCCTACCCTTCATCCAGAAATTCCGAGGCAAAACCATCGTCATCCAGTACGGCGGCGCCGCCAAGAAAAACGAGGCCCTCCTGGCCACCTTGAGTCCTTGACTGATGAGGGAGCTGGAACAATGATCACTggctaaaaccctaaaccctcaGTTTTCTTTTGTACCTTCAATCTATCAGACTTGTAATGCACTAGCTTGAGATTATGAGTCTAACGAGGATTCTGGTTTTGCTGAAATTTTGTTTTCGTTTGTTTTTCTCTAACTCTGCAAACTCGATTGATCGGGGCAACTTGATGATCTCAAAACAATCGATGAACCCCTGATAAACCGAGTTGTACTTTCAAAATCTCCATCCGGGAACTGTATTTTCATTTGAGTCCTTGATATCATTTTATGAAACATTTTTAAGTGTTGAAATGAGTTCAGTTTGTATAAATAGGATATGAATCAACTGATGCATTAAAAATAGAAAACGAGAAATTGCAGCTCATcaaaaggagagaaaaaaaaatattgagaaACAGATATCGCAAAAACCAGGCTGCATACTACATCAAGTAAACATCAATGTCTGAAACTGAGGCATGATACCATGGGTTACAAAACAAGAGCTCCTATTGGATTTACAAAATTGTGTTTTCCCTATTACAAAAGTTGAGCATCTTCCGCTATATACCTACTTGCATAACAGGTTTGGCTTCAGGACACTTCTAGCTTTCACTGACTTCTTCCGGATCAGTAGCTGGAGATTGGTTTAACAAAAACACAGCTTTAACTACTCGACCAAGCTAGAGAACAACAAAATAACATCAATTTAGTGTTCCATAAGGTTTGCTTATCAAAAGTAAATCTAGATCATGTCTTCATaaacaaaccaaaatcaaatgagCTACATTCTATATTGAATTGGATGCGATTAATATTACACCTATTTACACACCCCTTGAGCTTACAATTGCAAACAAATCTATAAACCAACAACAAAACACAGTTCAGATtttcaagaagaaaatgaaacaatCCAAAATCACATACAGTTTTTCCTTAATCTAATGGAGTGGAATGTGGCTAAACTTGTCAAGAATGGCCTTAATTACTTGACCAAGCTAGGGTTCAATTGACTCAGAGATTACATATGATTGTGTAGTCTCAtcaaatctcttactttcaatGCCTTTGTTTGTCCTGAGACAAAAGGAAAACATACACGCATATATTAGATATTAGGAAATCTTATTTTATCTAACCAACTCGATCAATCTCATCAAATCATTTGCAGAAATCCATTCAGGTTCAAACAGAAGCAAATTAAACAAAACGTTTTAAttgacaaagaagaagaggcagaaaccctagagaaaagaaaaaaaacaaaatcataaCAAAAAGAATTCATAAAGATATATAGAAGAAGGCAATGCATGCACCAAACAAAGAAACACCCCTTGGTGAAATGTATTAGTACTTctatttgaaaaacaaaaacaaaagaaatgtaGTATCCGGTACCTGACAATGATCAAACAAATCACAGGGTAGCCCTATTCTTGCAGGTTCTTGGGAGGGGACGCCTCCTAGGAACCTGTGAAGTTTTCCTAGTTCGCGCCTTTTTTGAAGGCCAGCCTACGACATCCTCCTCTCTCTTTCGCTTGAGCAGCGGATCATCATCAAAATCCGTTACCTCACCCGGTCCTTCTACCCCGTCTAAGACATGTTGAAAATCCATTACCTCACCAGGCCCTTCTGGCCCCTCTAAGACAGGTGGTTGAAAATCCATTACCTCACCAGGCCCTTCTGGCCCCTCTAAGACAGGTGGTTGAAAATCCATTACCTCACCCGGTCCTTCTGCCCCGTCTAAGACATATGGTTGCCATGtatgattcttcttctttttgtaaTAATAGACTGCAGAACTTGTGAGCAATATTGCCGCCAAGACACCAAATGTTATTGCAATCACCTCCTCAGCAGGGTGGCGTCTTTGCCATGAGGGCACACCTGACAAGCCACTGTTGTTGTTAAAGCTGGAAGCAAACCCCAACTCAGAGTTAGTAACCTCATGCATGCAAAATCTACAATAGACTAGATCTATAGATATGTTGGAAGTATAGGATCAGCTGTCAACATTGGCTGCTGTCAATGTTGGCTGGCTGCTGCATTCACATATGCATTTACACATGTTGTATTTAGTTGATGTCAACATTGGTTGGCTGCAGCAATTAGTTCATGCATTCACACATGCATTAATTGTTTGTAAGATGCCTATATAAAGCTAGGATGTTGTATCATCTTTATATCTGAAAATAAGATCAAGAGGAAGACATTCTTCCTCTCATATTTCATCCTCTCATATTTcaatatggtatcagagcagaaaTCCTCATAGGACCTGCATCTATATTGTTCCTACAAGACTCTTGTAGTCCTCTATCATCCTCATTAAGATGACAAAAGGAGAAGGTTCCCTCGTTGCAAAGATAGAAAGCCCAGAAGGGAATCCAAATCAGCGTCTGTGCTCAGTGCTTCTAAATGAGTTCAACTACCTTCCTTGGTCAAGAGCCATCACTCTAGCCCTTGGTGGAAGATCAAAGCTCAGCTTCATCAACAACAAAAGCAAGATCCCAGATGCCTCATCATCTGAATATGAAAGTTGGTTATCCAACGATCAACTTGTCATGTCATGGCTCCTTAATTCAATGGAgccaaaacttgcagaaatctTCAGTTATTCAGAGTCATCTCGACATCTTTGGGATGCTGTCAAAGACATGTATGGCAACCTAAACAATGCAGCAAGAGTGTTCCAACTCAAAAATGATCTTGCAGGGATTCAACAAGGTAATCTCTCATTTGTTCAACATCTTGGCAACCTAAAGGCCCAGTGGAATGAACTTGATATGTATAGGCCTCACACCACTGATGCCACCATATTGTTGAAACGAGCTGAAGAAGATAAAATATTCCAATTGCTTGCAAGTCTGGGGTCTGAATATGAGGATCTCAAAAGCCATCTTTTGATGACCCCGGAGCTTCCTTCGTTCGCAACAGTATGCAACTCCATTCAACGTGAAGAAGTGCGCAAAAGGGTGATGAATGTGAACACCAATATTAGAGGGTCAGAAGCTAGAGCATTTGCTGCAAACAAAAGTGTCACAAGCGACAGAACATACAAGGGCAAGAGGCCAGATCTAAAGTGCACACATTGTGAAGGCATTGGACGAGCTGGTATAGGCCACATaagagagagatgttggatATTGCATCCAGAACTGAAACCTAAGTTCAATGAGGAGCAGAAGAATCAAAGAGGCACCACTCAAAGAAGCTCTTACATCTCTAATCCAAAGGGAAACCTCAGCAACACTTCTGAAGGTATGATGAACTTCACATCCAATCCAATAAGTCTTATAAATGAGTTTGCTACATATCTTGAAAAGAAGCAAGGCAGTTTAGAGAGAAATGAAAATGGAAGCACAACTGCTATGCTTGGAAAGTTTGCTGGTTTTTTGGCGAAATCAAACATGGCTTCTTCAGAGGATATACCAGGTATTATTTGTGCCATTTCTACTGCTTTAGATGTCAGTAagaatcatgatttttggatagTGGATTCAGGTGCCTCAGATCACATGACAAACAATTCTTCCATATTACATGAGTTTGAAATCTTGTCAAAACCTTCACATGTCTCAATTGCAAATGGCAACAATGTTCCCATCttaggaaaaggaaaattaaaGCTTTTTTCTGATAGCATCGAGTCATTTGTATTATTTGTACCCTCATTCCCATTCCAACTCTTGTCTGTAGGAAGGTTAACAAACTTATTGGATTGCCTAGATATTTTCTCTCCTCAtaatgttgtttttcaggatcgAGTGTCCAAGAAGAAGATTGGTGAAGGGTTCTTTCTAAATGGCTTGTACTACATATCAAATTCATCAAGCTTTTCAAAGTGTTTTCTAACAGAGTCCAAATCTGCAATACAGCAACAATTGTGGCATAAACGCCTAGCCCATCCTTCCTTTAATGTTTTGTCAATGTTATTCCCTAATTTTTGTAAAGTCTCCCATAAGTGTGAGACATGTCATATGTCAAAATTTACTAGATTGCCTTTTCAAATCTCTCAATCCAGAGCAACTCAGCCTTTTGAAATTAtacattctgatgtttggggaccaGCATCCCTAGAATCATTTGATGGCtataggttttatgtcacctTTATTGATGATTTTACTCGAACCACTTTTGTGCATCTTTTGAAATTCAAGAGTGAAGTCTTCAAGTGTTTCCAAGATTTTCATAACCTTGTCACAAATCATTTTTCATCAAAAATTTGCATTTTAAGGTCAGACAATGGCACTGAatacacatccaaaatcatGACTGATTATCTTAGTGCTCAAGGGATTATTCATCAAACCAGCTGTGTGGgaacaccacaacaaaatggtatTGCAGAACgcaaaaatagagatttacttgagaAGGCTAGGGCCTTAATGCTTCAAACAAATGTTCCAAAAAAATTCTGGTCTCAAGGAATTCAAACTGCAGCTTACATCATCAACAGATTGCCTAGCAGTGTGTTAAATTTCAAATCTCCTTTTGAAGTTCTAAAAGGTCGAAAAGTTGACATAACACACCTTCGAGTATTTGGCTGTACGTGTTTTGTACATGTTCAGTCAAATCACCGAGATAAGTTTGATCCTAGAGCTGTCAAATGTGTGTTCCTCGGGTACTCATCTACCCAAAAGGGATACAAGTGTTACAATTCACAGACCAGAAAATTGTTTGTTTCAAGGGATGTTCGTTTTGATGAGTCTGCCTCTTTCTTTCAGTTATCTGAcaatcactatgccaaaaaatgcttcagacgacagaccatatctgtcgtctgatgaagtaaaaatctgttgtctaagtggctgccgtctctaagccattcagacgacagatattctccgtcgttgataatgcattcagacgacagattcagtttaaggtactgtcgtctgaagtacctaatattgaagaatcggagtctatctgtcgtctgaaacaccataccactacatattaatgttgttggaaattcacttcatcaacggattcaaaaaataactgtcgatgtagttaatgtaagatgacagagtttttgttgtttctgtcgtttgattgaaccaatattaagcttagctgatgcttctgtcgtctgatttgaagaacaatgacagttatatgttgactgatttcatatgcaacaacataattctgttgtttgaagttggtagaaacaacatatcaaccacctacttctgttgtctgagagctctttgaaccctacttttctgttatttgaacgtggtagaaacaacatatcaacacctacttctgttgtctgagagctatttgaactctatttttctgttgtttgaacgtggtagaaacaacatatcaatcacctacttctgttgtctgagagctctttgaactctacttttctgttgtttgaacttggtagaaacaacatatgatcatttgtttatgttgtttctattttcttgatacaacataaattgtgctgtattttcttgatacaacataaacctgcatatatctgttgcctttcaaccattttaacatcagtcatttacaatcatcgaaaccataaaattgggactaaaatcagcattgaaaatgatggcttcgtttcattaattgcatcaacatcatccaaaatacaatccatagttccaactctaaacctagccaacagttacattatgatcaagagaaccaaaaaaccatcttatctcgatcatttacctaGTGCACCAAGTCAACAACctataaggtaaagaaagagtagctagacagagcaactgcatgcataatttaagttcatcaacactttccatcagttATATATGAATGCACAAAAACAGTTCAAAGTGCTACTCATCTACCTTAAACAGAACCAAAATTCAAACTGTATAACATGATTTGCCCATTCAGCTCGAACCACATCATGATGCCTTCTCTTCTTTTGAGCATTCTTTTGCAATTTCCTTAAGgcctttttagtttttaatacTCATGAAGCTAACATTGATGCGTAGAAGTACCTACATTACAATAGCATGAAAACACTATATTAATGTATAGCAAGGCAGTTTAGAAGCATTCTTTTCTGgataaattgaaatttgaactctactttttttCTTCATTGACTAATTGAAAACATCATGTACTGGAAAAAGGGTCGTAGCACAATAGCACATCCACTTAAATTTGAAGTTAACTAGAGAAAGAACAAGATAACATACTGATCCATCCCACAGACCATGGTATACAGTTCCACATGGACCTGCAGAGGAAAGTAAAATGGCAAAAGGATATTAGAATGAAATTCAACAGAGCACTTCAAAGTTGGAATTTAATCCAAGCAAAGTCTCATTTGAAAATTTCTATCTTTTTTTATCGCCGGCTGAGCCAgacgaggaagaagagagatgaACTTATACCTCTAGCAATCACAGTGCCTTGTGACACTTTTACAACAACACAAGAGCAAGAAACAACCTTTTTCACTTTCTCTAAGAACCAATCATGCAATGCTGGTAGAGAGAGGGTATTGAATTAAATTAGTGAAAAGTATTGCACCTTATATCTGTGCATTATTTTAAAAGAAATAAGTAAACAAACCTTGCTGGGAAGGGATCAGCTGGAGTACCTATCTCTGTTTGCATAACAGTTGCTCCTCCAGTTGCATCACTTACAAAATGATTGTAAATGTTCCTGCAGATACAACATATATAGGGAGTAATTAGATTGATAGAGCTGAGAAGGTTGTCATATAAGAGAGTGGGAGGTGTCACATAGCTTTACCCTTTTTCAATGCCTATATCCTTATTGACATACACCCGTAGGCACCTCTTATTCCTAGTGCGTCACATAGCTTCAGTGGTCCATGTAACCACCTGTTTCAGTTAACTAATGAAAAAGAAGTTTGGTCAATGATGGATAATATTGGATATGCAAAAATAAGGATATATAAGTTTTAATTTCTTTAGAGATgcttcagaaaagaagaaaagaaaaaaaagtggcTTTAGAAGGGACTGACTAGAGTTATATGATTTCCTCAGCAATAATGACTAGTTTGCATCTGGGTGGGTATACTTAATATGACTACTGTAAATTATAACTTGAGAAACtataagagtgtgtttggatgagggaaaaaatgatggaatttaattaaaagtgaggatttcataattcctaaaagccaattccctcgtttggcattatcagattgaaaattttaaatttctctgtggaaaaaaacgaaggaattcgttatttaaattcctcacttcaatttccaccaaaataggtgtcatttacgaattcctttgcagtattcaatttttatttccaaaacaagaattttttctattttatctttttattttttttaaactttcttaatttattacacatttcaaatcctaaatagatgcaaccaaacaatagaaattgcaattaatggaattttagattgatggagttaaagattccatcatttataaattcctacggattttataattttctcatccaaacgcaccgtaaagaattttttttttctccaactaAAATTGCAACTTGTATCTTTAATTCTACGAAATTGATTGACTTTAAACTGATGAGATGAGAACAACATGTCTATTGGGAGAGAAGAAAGAGCCAAAGCATTCTTGTCACCCATTTTTATGACATAAAAAGGAACCGGAACTGGTGAGTATGATGCAAATGAAAAGGAGTAGCACAACTGCATAACAATTAAAAAGTATAATTCAGTACATATAGGAGAactgagaagaaaagaaggaaagaaagacTTAATTACTTTCTAAGTCTGTTTTCAACCACATGCTTCCAATATCTCTCCACAAGCTGACTCCAATGATCTAAATTTTCAAGTTTAATGCAATatacaaaaccaaaacatgaagatGATGACAGCTGCCAAGGTACCAATTGCAACTAAACATGCATATTTAAACTAGAAAGTGcacccgcgcgatgctgcgggaatATGAGTGATAGAACTGGATAAAACTGAATTTAGGTTTTTCATCTACAAAACTGATTTCAACTTATATAACATTCACAGAATGTCATGTAGTGCACCTGTAAATAAACAAATACTTTGTTATAATGACAATCATATAATTCATAACATGCACTGTTTTTAGCAAATTCTAATCTTCATTCCTTTCAAATTCACATCAATTGCTGTTCACTCTTTTTTCATCTGTAAGTCGTTCACATTCATAGAAACacaaagtaaaaacaaaattaaacaaattcaGATATATACCCACATCAAGCAAGAGAATTAATTAGCAAGTACCTAATGGGTAATGGAGACAAAGGGATTACCTCAAATTTGGCATTCTACGTTGCAGCACTCTTGGTGAAGTTTACACTGCTTGAGACAAAATAAGAAGTAAAGAGTATGAGTTACATattagcttcttttttttctttttgatttgtACTATGCATTGTAGTCTAGGAGACACGCAAATAAGATTTTATGCAAACTACATCACATCCGTGCATGTTCTTTGGTTCAAAACAATTGATGCATAATTCAAAGGTGATCACAAACTTGAGCAGAAATATCCAAAATGCAACTATGGCAAGAATGCATCTCTTTTTTCTGCCCCTTAGTTTGAGATAGGCTTCCATTAAGTCAGATCGAAAGGAGCTAAATTCAATGACTTCAATACATCGAAGATATTACCTCCTCCACTGTCAGTGAATTCAAGTTATTCttcgaaaacaaaaaaatcataCCGGACGCAAAGAGACCAAGACTCAAACAGcacgaaaaaaaaagaactcaGCTTCTAACCAAACCTCCGACAATCACAACAACGATAAAACACAAAATCCAATAGCTCAATATAACTGAAATCCAGTGGCAGAGAATAAAAAACAAAGCTGAATTTCATCATAACTTCAAATAGAGAGATATTGTTACAAAAGAGAACCACAATCCTATAAAGTTATTGTCCAGTTCTGCAAgaacagaaggaaaaaaaaaaatcacacccAATTAGATAAGTATAGTTGCTACCTGATCAAAACCTAGACCCAAATGTtacttgtcacgccccgaattttgaataataaattcaaatccgaaacctgaataattacaattacaaaaaaccaaatctcgaaacttcgagttcattattacaattcactctcacaatatattataaagctcaaatgagcataacacacctcacaacttacaattgttgtaaaactctaacaattgctctaaccgcacgatcaccgtcctggttctcctgtcctgtaggattacccgctacacaatttgaatagtgtaccgggagttgcaacaacacaaaacccggtaagctttttacagccagtatgagtaaacaagaaagaactgttgatttattagatttcaagactaccacaaacccacgttactttctcactctcatatatatatatagacacttatgagttactctcaatttagctcataagatcactcactctcatatatatatatagacacttatgagttactctcaaattcgctcataagatttcccaacatttggtagacagactcatatatatatatagacccttatgagttactctcaatttccctcataaggttaccatatatatattgacacttatgagttactctcaatttcactcataagttcactccacatttggcagacagactagagctctaactgaacgtaaccactcgtccggccacagacgtgattacgatttaatactattaataaccaccagcccggtacgagagcgtgattcactaatagatgccatggtcacctcgtgacctagtgatctccacagatcacaacaatttattgttcctcaacaataaaactcaacacctctcacaatatattgtttctcaacaataaactcaatatctctcacaatatattgtttctcaacaataactcaacacaactccaacaatacatattatttcacgtaataatatatatacagacattcacacaggaatgtctagtaacaccaacaatagttcatatgattgcaacaaaataaagcaattaattgtattgggttcgtaatatgaaccacgtgaggtttactcacctcgataatcccgctgcgtcttcaattcagctcaaaatacggtccacaatcgtccaccaactcaaaccgtcaatcacctagtccaataatgatcttgacttagccaacaactcaaatatgtaattaaacgacgatccaacgctcagattcaaattaaacgatgatccaacggtcggatctgaatttaatgatgatccaacggtcggatcctcacggatcgcctttaggatcatcctccaaaattaacacgaagatccaacggtcagatcttcctgaatcgcctttactaacatctccacaaaattatatgaaaatccgacggtcagattctcacgaatcgccttccgaatcactatttctcaattatacgaagatccaacggtcggatcttcgcccgtgacctcacaaggtcaccgggacagtcatacgatcaacatatccaaaattgaagcaaaaccgatggtcagatcttcacagatcgtaacccgaagataaacgtaaaaacgttaaatagtaacgtcaaaacgtaaatccactatttatcaactttttctaacatgaccatgttatatatcaaaacgctcgtatggatgcatagatcatcgcctagataatgaaaactcgaaatatggtctgatgcgccgccacaaacggtggtcagtgggcggtcaacgcggcggtcaacgccggtcaaccacctcagatggcaaagtgaccaactacaaactggttcaaaatgaaagggtggtcgactttcatacctggagctaagcctggttcggcctagatcgtcctagatcaagcgttgaagttggattaatctcgtgcgtctgatcagattccagattgaatcagggacgtcgaaatcttcaactcgtgatctttcactccacactccaaatcgtcaagcaaggaggatatgaggatgatcaggggaaggaggagatcacgaaaatggggaggatcggcccgtgcaacgccggcgtcgatgagatccggtcgggtcggttacttcgcctggggtcgcttcgatccaggtttgggggcaacggcggtgcaagaaagtggcaccaggcgactgggcggcttgcggcgatcacaaggagggccgggtcgtggccggaggacgccggaggccggagatgggtccgggtcgggtcagtcgaatagttccgggtctgagggttttcgatcgagagagagagagaaccggagggactatttagcaaaaagggaaaagtttcgtccttaatgaaagaatttggaaaatttctctatttatagaaaaaacccaattttaaaatattcataacttaatcatacgaactccgaatattgcgttccacatgtccacgaactcgtatcgacgagctctacaactttcatgaaggaagttttcccaaattttgaacgtataaaaagtcaactttgttgaccccctaaaaacgttcgttttcgaaaataaaatcgttcgaactaattccacgacttctccaagcttcgtactcgctcctactatcgtgaaatcatttctaaaaatccacggaatttaatttggattttttcgggtattacaatctaccctccttaaagaaatttcgtcccgaaatttgagcgtaagtcaattcctctcgattaaggttgacctaaccatagaatctccatcttttccaaatctgtagtaatctacagagcctcaaccctttgtataaaaatacattcctatggccactaaatcctttcatcacaaacgtaaacgcacaacacaactgttcaacatcaatccacatcaattacacaaaatcatcacatggatcatctcatagatcctcacatagatcttcacatagatcatcacatagatcttcacatagatcatca
Protein-coding regions in this window:
- the LOC133718447 gene encoding uncharacterized protein LOC133718447, with protein sequence MTKGEGSLVAKIESPEGNPNQRLCSVLLNEFNYLPWSRAITLALGGRSKLSFINNKSKIPDASSSEYESWLSNDQLVMSWLLNSMEPKLAEIFSYSESSRHLWDAVKDMYGNLNNAARVFQLKNDLAGIQQGNLSFVQHLGNLKAQWNELDMYRPHTTDATILLKRAEEDKIFQLLASLGSEYEDLKSHLLMTPELPSFATVCNSIQREEVRKRVMNVNTNIRGSEARAFAANKSVTSDRTYKGKRPDLKCTHCEGIGRAGIGHIRERCWILHPELKPKFNEEQKNQRGTTQRSSYISNPKGNLSNTSEGMMNFTSNPISLINEFATYLEKKQGSLERNENGSTTAMLGKFAGFLAKSNMASSEDIPGSSVQEEDW